Proteins found in one Ptychodera flava strain L36383 chromosome 3, AS_Pfla_20210202, whole genome shotgun sequence genomic segment:
- the LOC139128011 gene encoding bone morphogenetic protein 1 homolog codes for MEQNIILCLAVLILIADVWLACCDKARHEEATWMEYSDDIVVQRKVKIGDVYNNVSFTSSLLSFIHRLNTDIRRIGDCGGTWTSNSGAITSPSYPNRYGIFEDCIYNITVSSGYFIELTFTSFRTEACCDTVNVYNGDEITDPLLGSFSGEGIPNTVTSSGPMLLIHFQSDSSFNADGFYAVYDTKTNLDGPPSYNVCDDVNVHGLGGLIYSHKDYPAGSPKLSFVS; via the exons ATGGAACAGAACATAATTCTCTGCCTCGCAGTTCTCATCTTAATCGCCGATGTCTGGTTAGCTTGCTGCGACAAGGCCCGTCATGAGGAGGCCACATGGATGGAATATTCGGATGACATTGTTGTACAAAGAAAGGTGAAAA TCGGTGACGTTTACAATAATGTTTCCTTTACTTCATCACTCTTATCTTTCATTCACCGACTGAATACAGACATACGGAGGATTGGAGACTGTGGCGGGACGTGGACTTCTAACAGTGGTGCCATCACATCACCGTCCTATCCCAACCGCTATGGCATTTTCGAAGACTGCATCTATAACATCACTGTTTCAAGTGGTTATTTTATCGAG CTTACGTTTACCTCTTTCCGAACCGAGGCTTGCTGCGACACCGTAAATGTGTACAATGGCGACGAGATCACAGACCCTCTACTCGGCAGTTTCTCAGGTGAAGGTATACCGAATACAGTCACATCATCGGGACCAATGCTATTAATTCATTTCCAATCCGACAGTTCTTTCAATGCCGATGGTTTCTACGCAGTCTACGACACCAAGACAAATCTGGATGGGCCTCCTTCATATAACG TTTGTGACGACGTTAACGTACATGGGCTTGGAGGTTTAATCTACTCCCACAAAGACTACCCAGCTGGCTCTCCCAAGTTGAGTTTTGTGTCTTGA
- the LOC139129682 gene encoding fibroblast growth factor receptor 4-like, with translation MNVAFALQIFTVATTLTLTVIIHEVTSSISWEVIPEDTLAREGQQTALFCKVNTDGSQHPAIKWTREGNSVDECCDVTGDVSNGESNLLIKNTTKSHDGEWQCQVAGLGMKNATVIVIGRDEPRCSMESGVDPRNRVIAGNTISLSCSVESILPSSAKLVWRRNNKPVKEDNSNPLLYTWQVEAEDHGASFTCKLKLRRSDTSFVCSENITLDVQYRPVIKLPSNICVKKATQLDCEYAPGNPSTTQVKWKTPNDETAMRDNPLIMDDIDLQVNNPDNYTCIVNNTFFDGSHGQDVAITSVQLQYNPVVSTLVEYDIKEGEDIELDCNVQSVPPATAIKWITPSGTVYQGRHLTLLNINRTHAGLYTCKATNKLCDDFGGLGNGSNSTFVRVKFKPTAAALSTLKSLRYEEFVTLRCCAECSNPAALIDWYINDIPVNISDGYVVDTISGNIEVEDVVETECENGGVVTSQRLSILTLPGNSPVNVKCSARNPVFKEEKFESDEETIIATFAPIYPKGCKTSIFILGKNDSTAGPYHVGTEITVRCISCSSYPTATIRWYLGEKYLRSPDQRQDISSGVFDGNVTEQNITIRVSSRDHGADLYCVAVNEIFPESPSLSERIAFQVLFPPLCVKRSRYRKVEVTKGERTILECEVSSNPKPGIQWFSSAKTEIRNNARYNVHLNSTGAVYFSYLTISDVEANDNGNYTCLAENEYGTVAIRVKLIVRGGIDGGFVLNHITIGVAAAGAFVIALATAIAVLIIRKEKRLQREAIKSKDDDYEEISATNEYVVNKTLDAEMITLSTTLTACEEFENGASDDDSDTSDKGYMDLVDERKSQSYLQPWVSILEFPRDRLHVVKTISTGKLYTTVKAFAWCIGGKDGQSEVIVKMEPNSVDAKFKDRASKELQLLKRISAHKNITQPIGCCTKNGPKYLIFECASGGNLKAFLRANGKDLAYATDIGQRRLLKLAVGIACGMKYLAEQQIVHRYLAAKHVLVYERGICKISNFSYASDVIEVDTFFEVNQGKLPYKWMAVESLVNKEFTSMTDVWSFGVVLWEIFSLGSSPYRKLSEADVLSMLNQGHRLPKPDHCRREIFAAMLACWKLSADTRPAFSVLHEKLQTLPVVVEGNTSAVVNINNT, from the exons ATGAACGTGGCGTTTGCGCTTCAGATTTTCACGGTTGCCACCACACTTACTTTAACAGTTATTATTCATGAAG TTACTTCATCGATATCATGGGAGGTGATACCGGAGGATACCCTCGCAAGAGAAGGACAACAGACAGCATTGTTCTGTAAAGTGAACACTGATGGAAGCCAACATCCAGCCATTAAGTGGACACGAGAAGGAAATTCAGTGGATGAATGTTGTGACGTCACTGGTGACGTGTCCAATGGTGAGAGTAACCTACTCATTAAGAACACGACGAAATCTCATGATGGCGAGTGGCAGTGCCAGGTTGCTGGGCTTGGAATGAAGAACGCCACCGTCATTGTTATAG GTCGCGATGAGCCGCGATGTTCCATGGAGAGTGGCGTCGATCCGAGAAACAGAGTAATCGCCGGGAATACAATAAGTTTGAGCTGCAGTGTTGAATCTATTTTACCATCGTCTGCTAAACTTGTTTGGAGGAGAAATAACAAGCCTGTAAAGGAAGATAACAGCAATCCGTTACTGTACACATGGCAAGTGGAGGCGGAAGACCATGGTGCTAGTTTTACCTGCAAACTGAAACTTAGAAGAAGCGACACTAGCTTTGTGTGTTCTGAAAACATTACATTGGATGTACAGT ATCGTCCTGTCATTAAACTCCCATCAAATATTTGTGTCAAGAAAGCCACACAATTAGATTGTGAGTACGCGCCAGGCAATCCATCGACTACCCAGGTCAAATGGAAAACACCGAATGACGAAACAGCCATGAGAGATAACCcacttatcatggatgacatcgATTTACAAGTGAATAATCCAGACAACTATACATGCATTGTCAATAACACCTTCTTCGATGGCAGTCACGGACAAGATGTTGCAATTACTTCAGTTCAATTACAGT ACAACCCAGTCGTCAGTACACTTGTTGAGTATGATATTAAGGAAGGTGAAGACATTGAACTGGATTGCAATGTTCAATCAGTACCGCCAGCAACGGCAATCAAATGGATTACACCTAGTGGAACTGTATATCAAGGACGTCATTTGACTTTGCTCAACATCAACAGAACACACGCTGGGTTGTACACTTGTAAGGCTACCAATAAATTGTGTGATGACTTCGGAGGGCTCGGGAATGGTTCAAATTCAACATTTGTTCGTGTGAAAT TCAAACCAACAGCTGCCGCATTGTCAACACTCAAGTCATTGCGATACGAGGAGTTCGTGACATTGAGATGCTGCGCGGAGTGTAGCAATCCAGCCGCTTTAATAGATTGGTATATCAATGATATTCCGGTCAATATCAGCGATGGCTATGTGGTCGATACTATCAGTGGCAACATTGAAGTCGAAGACGTCGTCGAGACTGAGTGTGAAAACGGTGGTGTTGTAACATCACAGCGACTGAGTATCCTGACGCTACCTGGGAATAGTCCTGTGAATGTCAAATGCTCCGCACGAAATCCCGTTTTTAAAGAAGAGAAATTCGAGTCCGACGAAGAAACGATTATAGCTACAT TTGCACCAATATATCCAAAAGGCTGTAAAACTAGCATATTCATTCTTGGGAAGAACGACAGCACTGCAGGTCCATACCATGTGGGAACTGAGATAACGGTCAGATGTATATCTTGTAGCAGTTATCCAACAGCCACCATTCGCTGGTATCTTGGTGAAAAATATCTTCGATCTCCGGATCAGAGGCAAGATATTAGCTCTGGTGTCTTTGATGGAAATGTGACTGAACAGAATATCACTATACGGGTGTCATCTAGAGATCATGGTGCAGACTTGTACTGCGTAgctgtgaatgaaattttcccaGAGTCGCCATCTTTATCTGAAAGAATCGCATTTCAAGTCCTTT TTCCACCATTATGTGTTAAACGTTCGAGGTACCGCAAAGTAGAAGTAACTAAGGGTGAACGTACAATACTAGAATGTGAAGTCAGCAGCAATCCTAAGCCTGGCATACAGTGGTTCAGTTCAGCCAAGACTGAGATAAGGAATAATGCAAGATACAACGTTCACCTTAATAGCACAGGTGCTGTCTATTTTAGTTACCTAACCATAAGTGACGTCGAAGCGAACGACAACGGGAATTACACGTGTCTTGCCGAGAATGAGTATGGCACTGTTGCGATTCGTGTCAAACTTATCGTACGAG GAGGCATCGATGGAGGTTTTGTACTGAATCATATCACAATCGGCGTTGCTGCAGCTGGCGCTTTCGTCATTGCCTTGGCTACGGCAATAGCTGTACTCATcatcagaaaagaaaaaaggttACAACGGGAAGCCATTAAGA GTAAAGATGACGACTACGAGGAGATATCAGCAACGAACGAATATGTCGTTAACAAAACTCTCGACGCGGAAATGATTACATTGAGTACTACTCTGACAGCTTGTGAAGAATTCGAGAATGGAGCATCGGATGACGATTCTGATACG TCTGATAAAGGATATATGGATCTCGTTGATGAAAGGAAATCGCAAAGCTATTTGCAGCCGTGGGTTTCTATCTTAGAATTCCCACGTGATCGGTTACATGTCGTCAAAACGATATCAACTGGTAAATTGTATACAACGGTCAAGGCGTTTGCATGGTGTATCGGAGGTAAAGATGGGCAAAGTGAAGTCATAGTTAAAATGGAACCTA ATAGTGTCGATGCGAAGTTCAAAGACAGAGCCTCAAAAGAACTCCAGCTACTAAAGAGAATATCGGCACACAAAAACATAACACAACCAATTGGATGCTGTACAAAAAATG GTCCAAAATACTTGATTTTTGAGTGTGCATCCGGTGGAAATCTCAAGGCTTTCTTGCGTGCAAATGGCAAAGATCTTGCTTATGCTACGGACATAGGACAGCGGCGACTTTTGAAATTGGCGGTAGGCATTGCGTGTGGAATGAAGTACTTAGCTGAACAACAG ATCGTACATAGGTATCTGGCAGCGAAACATGTTTTGGTTTATGAGCGAGGTATATGTAAGATATCCAACTTTAGCTACGCTAGTGATGTGATCGAAGTGGATACGTTCTTTGAAGTGAATCAG GGAAAACTTCCCTACAAGTGGATGGCAGTTGAATCACTGGTCAATAAAGAGTTCACATCAATGACTGATGTTTGGTCATTTGGAGTTGTCTTGTGGGAAATATTTAGTTTGG GTTCAAGCCCATACCGGAAACTTTCAGAAGCCGATGTGCTTTCCATGCTGAACCAAGGTCATCGATTACCAAAACCTGATCACTGCAGACGGGAAat ATTTGCAGCGATGCTGGCATGTTGGAAGTTGAGCGCTGACACTAGGCCAGCCTTTTCAGTACTTCATGAAAAACTTCAGACACTACCTGTCGTTGTTGAG GGCAATACTTCCGCTGTTGTTAATATCAACAATACATAA